GCGCATTGTTGCCCCATGCCGCCCGGATGAAGGTGACCGTATCAGCCACCGCCGCATCATCCATGCGCGCGGCAAAGCCGGGCATGACAAAAGCGGAGGGCGCCTGCCGCGTCGCGCGCAGCGTATTGCCCTCCAGCACGATGCGGATGAGGGAGTCGGGGGCCGTGTCCATCACCACCGGGTTGCCCGCCAGCGGCGGGAAGGTCGTGGGGTAACCGCGTCCGTCGGTGCGGTGGCAGGCGGCACAGCTGTCCACATACAGCCGCGCGCCACGGGCCGATACATCCCCCCCATGCAGCGCCTGGCTGGCTGCCGGGTCATAGGTCCAGCCCCCCGCCACGGCCGGCGCGGTGGGCGACAGGGTCTTGAGATAGCGGGCTATGGCCAGGCGGTCCCCATCAGTCATGTGCTGGGTGCCATGGCCAATGGCATCGGTCATGCCGCCAAAGGCCGCCCCCAGCGGCATGCGACCCGTGGCAAGGAAGCGCGTGATATCCTGTTCGCTCCAACGGCCCAGCCCCGTGCGGTCCTCGCCGCGCAGGCTGACGGGCCGCCAGCCATCCACCGCATCCCCGCCAGACAGGTAAAGCGGCCCATCCTGCGCCGTCAGCGCCTTTTCCTGCATGGTGATGGCGCGGGGCGTGTGGCAGGCGCCACAATGGCCCGGCCCCTCGACCAGATAGCTGCCACGGGCCACCAGCGGGTCGGGGAACTGGCGTTCAGCCATCGCGTGGCGGATATCCTGCGGGTCGGGCGCAAACAGCCAGCGCCACACGGCCAGCGGCCAGCGCATGGACAGCGGCCATGTCATGCCATCCTGCACCACCGGCGTACCCACGGGTTTCACGCCGTGCATGAAGTAGGCGTACAGCGCATGCATGTCCTCATCCGTCATGCGCGCATAGGATGGATAGGGCATGGCCGGATACAGGCTGGCCCCGTCGCGACGGATGCCCTTTTGCAGGGCGCGCGCGAACTCGGCTTCCGAATACGAGCCTATGCCCGCCTTCGGGTCGGGGGTGATGTTGGGGGCGTACAGCGTGCCAGTAGGCAGGTGGAACGCAAGCCCGCCCGCAAAGGGCGCGCCACCGGGCACGGTGTGGCAGGCCCCGCAATCGGATGCAATGGCCACGTATTCGCCGCGCGCCACCACATCATCGTCCGCCCGCGCGCCACGACCGGGCACGGCAGCCGCCACAAGCCCGGCCAGCACCAGCAGCCAGCGCCCCGTCCTCGCGTTCATCCCCCTCATCCCGCCAGCGGCCCGGGATGGGCAAGATAGGTGGTGCGGATATGGTGCGCCGCCCAGTACGCAAGGGCCGCGACCATGCCGGTCGGGTTATAGCCCGTCCCCTGCGGGAAAGCGTTCGCCCCGATGACAAACACGTTATGCACATCCCATGACTGCAGGTAGCGGTTGAGCGCGCTGGTGCCGGGGTCCGTTCCCATCACCGCGCCGCCGCCCAGATGGGTGGTCTGGTAATGCCGTGTATCGAACGGCTTGCCGAACTCCCGCCTGGTCAGGTGCACCTGGCGCGCGCCCATGGCCTTCGCCACATCACCGATTTTGTCGACCACGTAGCGGTTCATGCAGATGTCGTTGTCTTTCCAGTCAAATGTCATGCGTAGCAGCGGCTGGCCGTGGTCATCCTTCC
This portion of the Komagataeibacter sp. FNDCF1 genome encodes:
- a CDS encoding c-type cytochrome, which translates into the protein MNARTGRWLLVLAGLVAAAVPGRGARADDDVVARGEYVAIASDCGACHTVPGGAPFAGGLAFHLPTGTLYAPNITPDPKAGIGSYSEAEFARALQKGIRRDGASLYPAMPYPSYARMTDEDMHALYAYFMHGVKPVGTPVVQDGMTWPLSMRWPLAVWRWLFAPDPQDIRHAMAERQFPDPLVARGSYLVEGPGHCGACHTPRAITMQEKALTAQDGPLYLSGGDAVDGWRPVSLRGEDRTGLGRWSEQDITRFLATGRMPLGAAFGGMTDAIGHGTQHMTDGDRLAIARYLKTLSPTAPAVAGGWTYDPAASQALHGGDVSARGARLYVDSCAACHRTDGRGYPTTFPPLAGNPVVMDTAPDSLIRIVLEGNTLRATRQAPSAFVMPGFAARMDDAAVADTVTFIRAAWGNNAPAVTAADVGRVRRTLSPEHPPASLPMN